In one window of Henckelia pumila isolate YLH828 chromosome 1, ASM3356847v2, whole genome shotgun sequence DNA:
- the LOC140872002 gene encoding uncharacterized protein: MKDRLARQKEGYPSNKRSHEGPENYAPRPRPGPPQGNFQRPNQNQPGYNQGTPPPTKFVINMIFGGPTDGDSNSARKRSSRKLSNMEIADQVVRTGPTLSFGPDDLKGFSDTTHNDALVIRALVANYDVARIFVDSGSSVNVLFQETINQMDLGEYKVQPVVTSLFGFTGHAIRPT, encoded by the coding sequence ATGAAGGATAGGTTGGCACGACAAAAAGAAGGCTATCCCTCGAATAAGAGGAGTCACGAAGGTCCCGAGAATTATGCACCAAGACCCCGACCTGGGCCGCCGCAGGGAAATTTCCAGCGTCCGAATCAAAATCAACCAGGGTATAACCAAGGAACACCCCCTCCCACAAAATTTGTCATCAACATGATATTTGGGGGACCGACTGATGGGGAttccaatagtgcaaggaagaGAAGTAGTCGGAAATTGAGCAACATGGAGATAGCCGACCAGGTGGTTAGGACAGGTCCGACCCTTTCCTTTGGTCCGGATGATCTTAAAGGTTTTTCAGATACTACTCATAACGACGCGCTGGTTATTCGAGCTCTAGTCGCCAATTATGATGTGGCCCGGATTTTTGTTGATTCCGGGAGCTCGGTCAATGTACTATTCCAAGAGACAATAAATCAGATGGATTTGGGAGAATATAAAGTACAACCGGTGGTGACGTCATTGTTTGGGTTCACGGGTCATGCCATCCGACCTACTTGA